The following coding sequences lie in one Deltaproteobacteria bacterium genomic window:
- a CDS encoding SDR family oxidoreductase, translated as MGTIDNKVAIVTGGGGGIGGAIVQRFAKEGAKIAVADIDGDAAKTRAKEIAGGGGDAIPIVSDVTKKNSVNDMVKAAFDRWGKIDILVNVAGGAERKNVVDTSAEEWDRVIEMNLKSVFLCSQAVLPTMIKARYGKIVSISSIYGFTGNASRASYATAKAGVAVFTKSLALEHAKDGLNINAIAPGRIETPKVRGHYSNEAWAAAEAQIPVGHTGKPENIASAALFLVQDENNYVTGQTIHVNGAWLNW; from the coding sequence ATGGGAACGATCGATAACAAAGTAGCCATCGTCACCGGCGGCGGTGGCGGTATCGGCGGCGCCATCGTGCAACGTTTCGCCAAGGAAGGCGCCAAGATCGCCGTCGCCGACATCGACGGCGACGCCGCCAAAACGCGCGCCAAAGAAATCGCCGGCGGCGGCGGCGACGCAATTCCAATCGTTAGCGACGTGACCAAAAAAAATTCCGTCAACGACATGGTCAAAGCGGCGTTCGATCGCTGGGGCAAGATCGATATCCTGGTCAACGTCGCCGGCGGCGCGGAGCGCAAGAACGTCGTTGACACCAGCGCAGAGGAATGGGATCGCGTCATCGAGATGAATTTGAAATCGGTGTTTCTCTGCTCCCAAGCCGTGTTGCCGACCATGATCAAAGCGCGTTACGGCAAGATCGTCAGCATCTCGTCGATCTACGGCTTCACCGGCAACGCCAGCCGCGCCAGCTACGCGACGGCCAAGGCCGGCGTCGCGGTGTTTACCAAATCCCTGGCGCTCGAACATGCGAAAGACGGTCTCAACATCAACGCCATCGCTCCTGGGCGCATCGAAACCCCCAAGGTGCGCGGCCACTACAGCAACGAAGCCTGGGCCGCCGCCGAAGCGCAAATCCCCGTCGGCCACACCGGCAAACCGGAAAATATCGCCAGCGCCGCGCTCTTCCTGGTTCAGGATGAAAATAATTATGTCACCGGGCAAACCATTCATGTGAATGGCGCGTGGTTGAATTGGTAG
- a CDS encoding DUF4197 domain-containing protein, whose translation MLLTAFLFFLAAHPAFAQFDKVLKGLGGNLPSLGGSSALSDAKIGSGLQEALKVGTENAVGQTGAADGFLMNKAIKILMPKSLQNIEKPLRLVGYGPKIDEFVVGMNRAAEKSVPFAKKIFWNAIAQMSFDDVKKVLSGGDSAATEFFKSKTTKQLQEAFLPSVTDVMNQVGVNQQYNALVGKCKDVPFSKNITFDANKYVTEKATDGIFFVVAQEEKKIRTNPAARVTDLLKEVFGNVKK comes from the coding sequence TTGTTGTTAACGGCATTTTTGTTTTTCCTTGCCGCGCATCCTGCGTTTGCGCAGTTTGACAAAGTATTGAAGGGTCTCGGCGGTAATCTTCCTAGCCTCGGCGGCAGCAGCGCGCTCAGCGACGCTAAGATCGGCTCGGGGCTTCAGGAAGCGCTCAAAGTCGGCACCGAAAATGCGGTGGGTCAAACCGGCGCGGCGGACGGCTTCTTGATGAACAAAGCGATCAAAATCTTGATGCCCAAGAGCCTGCAGAATATCGAGAAGCCGCTGCGTTTGGTCGGCTACGGCCCGAAGATCGATGAGTTCGTCGTCGGCATGAACCGCGCCGCGGAAAAATCGGTGCCGTTCGCCAAGAAAATTTTCTGGAACGCCATCGCCCAGATGAGTTTTGACGATGTCAAGAAAGTTTTAAGCGGCGGCGACAGCGCGGCGACCGAATTTTTCAAATCGAAGACCACCAAGCAGTTGCAGGAAGCCTTCTTGCCGTCGGTCACCGACGTGATGAATCAAGTCGGCGTCAACCAGCAGTACAATGCGCTGGTAGGCAAGTGCAAAGACGTGCCGTTTTCCAAGAACATCACCTTCGACGCCAACAAGTACGTGACCGAAAAAGCCACCGACGGTATTTTCTTTGTCGTCGCTCAAGAAGAGAAGAAGATCAGAACCAATCCGGCGGCGCGGGTGACGGACTTGCTCAAGGAAGTGTTCGGCAACGTGAAGAAGTAA
- a CDS encoding tetratricopeptide repeat protein, whose product MKTNTIAAIFLTLVMASSCALVGQGNFDQGLSLFNQGRFAAAIPYLEDATRENPNAAQAYLYLGRAYLSQSNWRAAIQPLRTAFRLAPSEAQGEIVNLIIDAGFASALNEFRLGDLLNSPSRSKDIL is encoded by the coding sequence GTGAAGACTAACACTATCGCCGCGATATTTTTGACCCTCGTTATGGCAAGCTCGTGCGCCCTGGTAGGCCAGGGTAATTTCGATCAAGGTTTGAGCCTGTTCAACCAAGGCCGTTTCGCCGCGGCGATTCCATACCTGGAGGATGCCACGCGCGAGAATCCGAATGCCGCCCAGGCCTATCTCTATCTCGGCCGGGCCTATTTGAGCCAGAGCAACTGGCGCGCGGCGATTCAGCCGCTGCGTACAGCCTTTCGCTTGGCGCCGTCTGAGGCCCAGGGGGAGATCGTCAATCTGATTATCGATGCCGGTTTTGCCTCGGCGCTCAACGAATTTCGCCTGGGTGATTTGCTCAACTCGCCGAGCCGAAGCAAAGATATTCTCTAA
- the grxD gene encoding Grx4 family monothiol glutaredoxin → MAEDVMTKIDDKVKNNKVMVYMKGTPDFPQCGFSAHTVEILKSYGFPFASDDVLADSAVRDGIKRYANWPTIPQIYIDGKFVGGCDIVHELHERGELEPMLKAAFAK, encoded by the coding sequence ATGGCCGAAGATGTCATGACGAAGATCGACGACAAGGTAAAGAACAACAAGGTGATGGTCTACATGAAGGGCACGCCGGATTTTCCCCAGTGCGGCTTTTCCGCCCACACCGTGGAAATTCTCAAGTCCTACGGTTTTCCCTTCGCCAGCGACGATGTGCTCGCCGACTCGGCGGTGCGGGATGGGATTAAGCGCTATGCCAACTGGCCGACGATTCCGCAAATCTATATCGACGGCAAGTTCGTCGGCGGCTGCGACATCGTGCACGAGCTGCACGAGCGCGGCGAGCTCGAGCCGATGCTCAAGGCTGCCTTCGCAAAGTAA
- a CDS encoding BolA family transcriptional regulator translates to MITPEEIKQTLSQALPLEVIETQDLTGGGDHWQVIIVSPAFEGKGLLEQHRMINEVLKVPLADQRIHALSLKTYSPAQWQKLGA, encoded by the coding sequence ATGATTACTCCCGAAGAGATTAAACAGACGCTATCCCAGGCGCTGCCCCTTGAAGTGATTGAAACCCAGGATTTGACCGGCGGTGGCGATCACTGGCAGGTGATCATCGTTTCGCCCGCCTTCGAAGGCAAAGGTCTGTTGGAACAGCACCGCATGATCAACGAAGTCTTGAAAGTGCCGCTGGCCGATCAACGCATTCATGCGCTGTCTTTGAAGACTTATAGTCCGGCGCAGTGGCAGAAGCTCGGTGCTTAA